One segment of Salvia splendens isolate huo1 chromosome 20, SspV2, whole genome shotgun sequence DNA contains the following:
- the LOC121782977 gene encoding uncharacterized protein LOC121782977 → MFAENPRQIELFIEYTHVTTALQFEPHITHHDVGTSRRDAYPSFDVGTSRRDDEYHSFEFNTSGRDVAEPVDVPNVTFDGYYGSDGSDNCDGSDGSDNCDGTDGSDNCDGADNVDGADGSDCDGSDGSQPSDPDYSAESCEDSTDDETLDMMVENYVQPSVRGEQSVPDYVPEGLPFFRSLPCEGSRGYFSEDHGLVEEDMWYWDEDNPRHIDVGTKFDSKLQLKTAVTLWHVGTGRMYEVMDSKSRRWHAVCRDPFGPKRKGRDLGQRYLCNWEVKATFKKRDGSWSINSWVDRHCCMGDHDPSEHVNLTSSMIALCIQSQIENDAEFKPSAVLTYIIDKFHVKISYKKAWYARRKAIELVYGGWEGSFRQLPSYLTELQTQNPGTIVEWLHDPVLSQGNTKVFRYVFWAFGPAIEVFQVAKPVLSVDGTHLRGRLKGLKRL, encoded by the exons atgtttgctgaaaatccacgtcaaattgaactttttattgaatatactcATGTTACCACTGCGTTGCAATTTGAACCTCATATAACTCATCATGATGTTGGAACGTCTAGGAGAGATGCTTATCCTAGTTTTGATGTCGGGACATCTAGGAGGGATGATGAATATCATAGCTTTGAATTCAACACATCTGGGAGGGATGTTGCTGAACCAGTAGATGTACCAAATGTGACATTTGATGGTTATTATGGTtcagatggttctgataattgtgatggttcagatggttctgataattgtgatggtacagatggttctgataattgtgatggtgCAGATAATGTTGATGGTGCAGATGGTTCTGACTGTGATGGTTCTGATGGTTCTCAACCAAGTGATCCTGATTATAGTGCAGAATCATGTGAAGATTCTACAGACGACGAGACACTTGATATGATGGTTGAGAATTATGTACAACCATCTGTTCGTGGGGAGCAATCTGTTCCCGACTATGTGCCTGAAGGGTTACCATTTTTTCGATCATTACCATGTGAAGGCAGCCGAGGTTACTTTTCAGAAGACCATGGTTTGGTTGAAGAAGATATGTGGTATTGGGATGAGGATAATCCGAGACATATAGAtgtgggaacaaaatttgatagcaaattgCAGTTGAAAACTGCTGTCACATTATGGCATGTGGGAACAGGTCGGATGTATGAGGTTATGGATAGTAAATCAagaagatggcatgcagtttgtaggGACCCATTTGGTCCGAAAAGAAAAGGCAGGGACCTTGGGCAACGCTACCTATGTAATTGGGAGGTTAAAGCAACGTTTAAGAAACGTGATGGTAGCTGGTCTATCAACTCATGGGTTGATCGTCATTGCTGTATGGGAGATCACGATCCAAGTGAACATGTTAATCTTACATCATCCATGATTGCTCTCTGTATTCAAAGTCAAATTGAAAACGATGCTGAATTCAAGCCTTCTGCAGTACTTACATATATCATAGATAAATTTCACGTGAAAATCAGCTATAAGAAAGCATGGTACGCTCGCAGAAAagctattgagcttgtatatggtGGGTGGGAGGGATCATTCAGACAACTCCCCAGCTACCTGACTGAGTTGCAAACTCAAAATCCGGGGACAATCGTTGAGTGGTTGCATGACCCTGTATTGAGTCAAGGTAATACAAAGGTGTTCCGCTACGTATTTTGGGCATTTGGGCCAGCAATAGAGGTGTTCCAAGTAGCAAAGCCGGTCTTATCAGTTGATGGGACTCACCTGCGTGGAAGACTGAAAG GTTTGAAGAGGCTATGA
- the LOC121781402 gene encoding uncharacterized protein LOC121781402, whose translation MGVAIQYVDKNGCLNERLLGIVHVSDTVATTLEKALDSFFNSNNKKHTSIGSFFNSVTRLCNIVGSSCKRKDVLRESQRAKVVEGIASDEINTGRGLNQEKSLTRLGDTRWSSHYGTLINLMHLFSSINDVLEYVGENGYEDAHTTEALDVQEILNHFEFIFVLHLMRKLLGITHDLSQVLQKKDQDIVNAMNLVKVAKTRLQVMREKGWEVLLTEVTKFCRTNKIDVLDMEDECVVRGRGRRKIEKIKNLHHYRVELFCSVIDMQAQELNHRFNEVNTDLLLCMTCFYSRDSFSAFDSEKLLRLAKYYPSEFSEVTLYELESQFDNFIFDVRTDKKFSKVSGIAGLAQNMVSTRKHENFPLVYLLIKLSLLLTVATASVERAFSAMKLVKTSLRNRMRDQPLNDCLVPYIEKDAFVNVTNEAIMQRFQKMKSRRGVL comes from the exons ATGGGTGTTGCGATACAATATGTGGATAAGAATGGATGTCTCAATGAACGTCTTCTTGGTATTGTGCATGTTAGTGATACGGTTGCAACCACACTTGAGAAGGCACTTGATTCTTT CTTCAACAGCAACAATAAAAAACATACAAGTATTGGGTCTTTTTTTAATTCTGTCACCCGTTTGTGTAATATTGTTGGAAGTTCATGTAAGCGCAAAGATGTGCTACGAGAGAGTCAAAGAGCGAAGGTTGTTGAAGGGATTGCAAGTGATGAAATTAATACCGGAAGAGGATTAAATCAAGAGAAGTCATTGACACGACTCGGAGATACTCGTTGGAGTTCGCATTATGGTACTCTCATCAACTTGATGCATTTATTTTCTTCTATTAATGATGTTCTTGAGTATGTTGGGGAGAATGGTTATGAGGATGCACATACGACTGAAGCTTTGGATGTGCAAGAAATTCTAAATCATTTTGAGTTTATCTTTGTGTTGCATCTTATGAGGAAACTCTTGGGAATTACACATGATCTCTCTCAAGTTCTACAAAAGAAGGATCAAGACATTGTTAATGCTATGAATCTTGTCAAAGTAGCAAAAACACGTTTACAAGTAATGAGGGAAAAAGGTTGGGAGGTTTTGCTTACTGAAGTTACAAAGTTTTGTAGAACAAATAAGATTGATGTGCTTGATATGGAAGATGAGTGTGTAGTTAGAGGAAGAGGAAGGCgtaaaattgagaaaataaaaaatctccaCCATTATCGAGTTGAGTTGTTTTGTTCAGTCATTGATATGCAAGCTCAAGAGTTGAATCACCGTTTTAATGAAGTCAACACAGATTTACTTCTGTGTATGACATGTTTTTATTCTAGAGACTCATTTTCTGCATTTGATTCAGAGAAGCTGCTTCGCCTTGCCAAGTATTATCCATCTGAATTTTCTGAAGTTACTTTGTATGAGCTTGAAAGTCAGTTTGATAACTTTATTTTTGATGTGCGCACAGAtaaaaagttttcaaaagtatCGGGAATTGCAGGTCTTGCTCAGAATATGGTTTCTACAAGGAAACATGAGAATTTTCCGTTGGtttatttgttaattaaatTGTCATTGCTCTTAACCGTTGCCACTGCTTCAGTAGAAAGAGCTTTTTCAGCAATGAAGCTAGTTAAGACTTCTCTACGGAATCGTATGAGAGACCAGCCATTGAATGATTGCTTAGTTCCTTATATTGAGAAGGATGCGTTTGTTAATGTAACTAATGAAGCTATTATGCAGCGGTTTCAAAAGATGAAAAGTAGAAGAGGAGTGTTATAA
- the LOC121781401 gene encoding putative F-box only protein 15, translated as MLTRGAGRLPRPRLRGATWREALARKQSRLVAEFLWRNSSSKQADARGETASRDTNKEIFVLLPAESLFRLQFVCKQWFGLINSSIFVSSHAEKSETVLISQQMAFWPRGCAGKPKAYFHFLSLDGLRSSFVESSVDDLVSVRASYDGVILGFNSRRKRLVLMNPITGKYVDLPLGVSCHHLCESFSIAFCSEAKTYKVVHLFREVLGGVGCEILSVETREWRSIEEPLELVRIRQNLVSVGGSLH; from the exons ATGCTGACACGGGGCGCCGGGCGGCTCCCCAGGCCGCGCCTACGAGGCGCCACGTGGAGAGAAGCCTTAGCCCGGAAGCAAAGCCGCCTCGTGGCTGAGTTTCTCTGGAGAAACTCTTCCTCGAAGCAGGCTGATGCTCGAGGAGAGACCGCGTCTCGGGATACGAACAAAGAG ATTTTCGTGTTGCTCCCTGCTGAATCCCTCTTTAGGCTGCAGTTTGTGTGCAAGCAGTGGTTTGGTCTGATCAATAGCTCGATTTTTGTGTCGAGTCATGCTGAAAAGTCGGAGACGGTCTTGATATCTCAGCAGATGGCCTTTTGGCCGAGAGGGTGTGCAGGGAAGCCAAAGGCCTACTTCCATTTCTTGAGTTTGGATGGTTTGAGGAGTAGTTTTGTAGAGTCGAGTGTGGATGATTTAGTTAGCGTTCGAGCAAGCTATGATGGCGTGATTCTCGGATTTAATTCGAGGAGGAAGAGATTGGTGCTCATGAATCCTATAACCGGGAAGTATGTTGATCTTCCATTAGGTGTTTCATGTCATCACCTATGTGAATCATTTAGTATAGCCTTTTGTAGTGAGGCGAAAACGTACAAAGTCGTGCACTTGTTCCGTGAGGTGTTGGGGGGTGTTGGTTGTGAGATCTTGAGCGTTGAGACAAGGGAATGGAGGAGCATCGAGGAGCCACTTGAATTGGTTCGGATTAGGCAAAACCTGGTGTCTGTGGGGGGATCACTGCACTGA
- the LOC121781997 gene encoding uncharacterized protein LOC121781997 — MIRQIEHDRLVEMIENGEIGTGRGQNQETSLKRPGDTRWGSHYVTVIRLANMWQSVTEVLENVLVDGEEYETRGKAVGLVQKMETFEFVFILMLMKHLLGVIQPLSCALQQRDQDILNAIFLIENVKESLRSFREFGWDTFLQEVNDFCGANDISITNMDDDAPKRISKRNGSNIKNYHHYRVEIFCQVVDLLTQEMENRFSEASTDLLSCMACLDPKNDFAAFNVHKLVHLATLYPKDFTSTQHTELFKQLETFVDVVRRDARLNGIEDLASLSQKIVETKKDKVFPLVYRLIELVLILPVATASVERVFSAMKFVKTDLRNRMGDEWLNDSLVVYNERSIFASVSNERILKRFQDMDTRRNQLSRLTDARAT; from the exons ATGATTCGACAAATTGAGCACGATAGACTAGTTGAAATGATAGAGAATGGGGAAATCGGTACTGGTAGAGGCCAAAATCAAGAAACTTCTTTGAAGAGACCAGGTGATACTCGATGGGGATCTCATTATGTCACCGTGATTCGTCTTGCAAATATGTGGCAGTCAGTAACCGAAGTACTTGAAAACGTACTTGTTGATGGAGAAGAATATGAAACAAGGGGCAAAGCTGTAGGTCTCGTACAGAAAATGGAGACTTTTGAATTTGTATTcatccttatgttgatgaaacATTTGTTGGGGGTTATTCAACCATTGTCTTGTGCCTTGCAACAAAGAGATCAAGATATTTTAAATGCGATTTTCTTGATAGAGAATGTGAAAGAAAGCTTGAGATCATTTCGAGAATTTGGATGGGATACTTTCTTGCAAGAAGTGAATGATTTTTGTGGGGCAAATGACATTTCAATAACAAACATGGATGATGATGCTCCAAAGCGGATTAGTAAGAGGAATGGTTCAAACATCAAGAACTACCATCATTATCGCGTTGAAATATTTTGTCag GTCGTCGACTTACTTACACAAGAGATGGAAAATCGTTTCTCTGAGGCATCCACAGACTTGCTAAGTTGTATGGCATGCCTCGATCCAAAAAATGATTTCGCTGCTTTTAATGTTCATAAGCTTGTTCATCTTGCTACTCTTTACCCAAAGGACTTCACATCGACTCAACATACTGAATTGTTTAAACAACTTGAAACTTTTGTTGATGTTGTGAGAAGAGATGCACGATTGAATGGTATTGAAGATTTGGCTAGCCTATCTCAGAAGATTGTTGAAACCAAGAAAGATAAAGTTTTTCCGTTGGTTTATCGTCTGATTGAGTTGGTATTGATCTTACCTGTAGCGACTGCATCTGTTGAAAGAGTATTTTCAGCAATGAAATTTGTCAAGACTGACTTGCGGAATAGGATGGGAGATGAGTGGTTGAATGACAGTTTGGTAGTATACAATGAAAGATCCATCTTTGCTAGTGTTTCTAATGAAAGAATCTTGAAACGTTTTCAAGATATGGATACCCGTAGAAATCAGTTGTCTCGGTTAACAGATGCTAGAGCTACTTGA
- the LOC121781400 gene encoding tRNA nucleotidyltransferase cca2-like, which yields MKLLNSAALFSFSLNRFKFPPLSAQSLLRRHNSQLQQLRFSQFRVSLSFSRSAGAATMCTSPPSVHVKDRIDLTPKEREIFDRLLQVLRHFKLQTQLRVAGGWVRDKLLGKDCYDIDIALDDMLGREFCEKVNEYLSSEGVETHGIGVIQCNPDQSKHLETARMRLFDVWIDFVNLRAEDYSENSRIPTMRFGTAKEDAYRRDLTINSLFYNINTSSVEDFTEKGIKHLKSGKIVTPLPPKQTFLDDPLRVLRAIRFGARFGFLLDEELKKAAADDDVIAAIADKISRERVGHEIDLMMSGNEPVKAMLHISELQLFWAVFSLPPKAEPPTPEGCERLCVAYMDSAWRLLQLIGTSSIVDNQLRLCLYAALLLPLRKSVYEEKKGKKIPVVSYIFRSSLKLKASDAETVFSMHLAAENFLSLIPLIISDENLQTLEGNEKRITIDVPLPSKRRILTGLLLREIKEFWRPSLVLALLLHPQDIGLSENSSNKDAELNDRMALYSRVENAILDMGLDKVWELKPLVDGKRIMDILQIKSGGPIIKEWQQKLLQWQLAHPSGSTEECVDWMKDAQSKRARTE from the exons ATGAAACTGCTAAATTCCGCAGCCCTTTTCTCATTCTCCTTAAACCGCTTCAAATTCCCGCCTCTCTCCGCCCAATCCCTGCTCCGGCGCCATAATTCACAGCTCCAGCAGCTGCGTTTTAGTCAATTCCGCGTTAGTCTAAGCTTCTCGAGGAGCGCGGGAGCAGCAACAATGTGCACATCGCCGCCGTCCGTTCACGTGAAGGACCGAATTGATCTGACGCCGAAGGAGAGGGAGATATTCGACCGTCTACTGCAGGTCCTCCGCCACTTCAAACTACAAACCCAGCTCCGCGTCGCCGGCGGTTGGGTTCGCGATAAG CTCTTGGGGAAAGATTGCTATGATATTGATATTGCATTGGATGATATGCTGGGGCGTGAGTTTTGTGAAAAAGTGAACGAGTACTTGTCGTCTGAAGGCGTAGAGACTCATGGAATTGGTGTGATTCAATG CAATCCGGATCAGTCGAAACATTTGGAAACAGCAAGGATGCGTCTTTTTGATGTATGGATCGACTTTGTCAACTTGAGAGCTGAAGACTACAGTGAGAATAGCCGTATCCCAACAATG AGGTTTGGCACTGCTAAAGAGGATGCTTATCGGAGGGATTTAACGATCAATAG CTTGTTCTACAACATCAATACAAGTTCAGTTGAAGATTTTACGGAGAAAG GCATCAAACACTTGAAATCTGGGAAGATTGTAACCCCGTTGCCTCCAAAGCAAACGTTTTTAGATGATCCCCTACGAGTTCTACGAGCTATACGGTTTG GTGCACGGTTTGGATTCTTGCTCGATGAAGAACTGAAAAAAGCTGCTGCAGATGATGATGTCATAGCTGCCATTGCCGACAAAATTAGCAGAGAGCGAGTTGGCCATGAG ATTGATCTTATGATGTCTGGCAATGAACCTGTGAAGGCGATGCTCCATATATCCGAGCTGCAGCTGTTTTGGGCTGTATTTAGTCTACCACCTAAAGCGGAGCCTCCGACCCCAGAAGGATGCGAGAG GCTTTGTGTTGCTTACATGGATTCGGCGTGGAGGCTTTTGCAATTAATCGGGACCTCTTCGATCGTT gACAACCAGTTGCGGCTGTGCTTATATGCTGCATTGCTTCTGCCATTGAGAAAGTCTGTTTACGAGGAAAAGAAAGGGAAGAAG ATTCCGGTTGTTAGCTACATTTTTCGCAGTTCTCTCAAGCTGAAGGCTAGTGATGCGGAAACG GTTTTTAGCATGCATCTCGCAGCAGAAAATTTCTTGTCCTTGATCCCTTTGATCATATCTGATGAGAATTTACAAACACTTGAAGGAAACGAGAAAAGAATTACTATCGACGTTCCACTCCCATCAAAACGCAGGATATTGACCG GGTTGCTACTTCGCGAGATCAAGGAATTTTGGCGTCCTTCTCTGGTGCTTGCGTTGCTCTTACACCCCCAAGATATCGGTTTGAGTGAAAATTCTTCAAACAAGGATGCAGAATTGAACGATAGAATGGCACTATATAGCAGGGTAGAGAATGCAATTCTTGACATGG GACTCGACAAAGTTTGGGAGCTGAAGCCACTAGTGGATGGTAAACGAATCATGGATATATTGCAGATAAAATCGGGAGGGCCTATCATTAAAGAATGG CAACAAAAACTGCTCCAGTGGCAGCTCGCACATCCCTCTGGATCTACAGAAGAATGTGTGGATTGGATGAAGGATGCCCAATCGAAGCGTGCAAGAACAGAGTAA